The following is a genomic window from Spartobacteria bacterium.
GAATTACAGGAATGTGATTGTTAAACCAACAACCGGCAGAGGACAGAATTGAATACTGTAGCAGAAATGGAAGCACAGGAGTCCGTGTTAACTCCGGAAATAATAGAGTTCATAAAAGTCTGGAAATCTAAACCAGGCAATCTGATTATGGTACTGCACCGCGTGCAGGAACATTTCGGATATATTTCGCGGGCATCGGCTTTTGAAGTCGCAGACCTGCTTGACGTGCCCGTGGCTAAAATTTATGGAGTGATTACTTTTTATCATTTCTTTAAAATGGAAAAGCCCGGCAAACACCGCATCGCTGTATGTATGGGAACCGCTTGCTACCTGAAAGGTGCAGAAGGACTCATCGGCGAACTGGAAAACCTCCTTGGTACAGGTCTGAACAGCACCACACCAGATGGAGAGTTTACTATCGAAGCCGTCCGTTGTGTCGGCTGTTGCGGACTCGCCCCTGTTGTCGCAGTTGACGGAAATGTTCACGGCAATTTAAAGCCGGAAGACATGGCCGCAATCGTTGCTAAGTACAGAGGCTGATACCGTGCATGCTACCATTTGTGATCTGATACTTGACCTCGCTCAAAACGGGGTTGAGGCGTCGTCCACGCTGGTAGACATCACTGTAAGGCACGACAAATCCATTCTGACTGTAACGATAAAGGATAACGGAAAAGGTATGAGCGAGGCCGTGATACAACGTGCACTGGATCCGTTCTACACCGACGGCGTGAAACATCGTCAGCGGCGCGTAGGCTTAGGCCTGCCTTTTTTAAAACAGCTGACTGATATGACGGAGGGATCATTCGCTATTGATTCCACGCCAAATCAGGGAACCTGTGTTACTTTTTCGCTCAATATCGACCATATCGATCTGCCCCCCATGGGAAATATACCTTCACTGGTTCTTTCGATGATGAATTTCGAGG
Proteins encoded in this region:
- a CDS encoding NAD(P)H-dependent oxidoreductase subunit E translates to MEAQESVLTPEIIEFIKVWKSKPGNLIMVLHRVQEHFGYISRASAFEVADLLDVPVAKIYGVITFYHFFKMEKPGKHRIAVCMGTACYLKGAEGLIGELENLLGTGLNSTTPDGEFTIEAVRCVGCCGLAPVVAVDGNVHGNLKPEDMAAIVAKYRG
- a CDS encoding ATP-binding protein; this translates as MLSTEADTVHATICDLILDLAQNGVEASSTLVDITVRHDKSILTVTIKDNGKGMSEAVIQRALDPFYTDGVKHRQRRVGLGLPFLKQLTDMTEGSFAIDSTPNQGTCVTFSLNIDHIDLPPMGNIPSLVLSMMNFEGTYDLSFTRVCGSNQYEIRRSELLDAIGGFETSDDLILARTYLRSLDEEFMNNMHEME